One Triticum dicoccoides isolate Atlit2015 ecotype Zavitan unplaced genomic scaffold, WEW_v2.0 scaffold183860, whole genome shotgun sequence genomic window, ACGTGTTCGTAGCAACACATCAAAAACTGCTTTGTTTTCCACGAGGCCTCCCGGCCACCTCCCTTCTTTAATTTCACCTAGTTGATAGTTTCTACCGCTCCAACTATATGCCCACATTTTCCTTGGAAATTCAGTTGCTAGCATGCTTCTCTGATCTACCATCGAACCCATAAACCGGTCTAATGAAACGTGATGAACCCGAGTCTAGGCAAAAACTCTTCCATGAGTTTGGTGCACCTCAAATTTCCATCCTTTTTTTCCTTCCAAAAGTTCGCGGGCTGAATTACTTGAAATGATTGTGTGCGATCTTTAATGGCAAAGCCCATATAAGACAATAATTCCCGATTAATCTCTAAAGCTCATATAGGTTCATTAAATGGTGGTTAGACGTGGGCCATTGCACTGTTCATTAAACCATCGCCATCTAAGAATACAATGCCATACAGAAGCTAGCACGCTAGCGCACACATCACAAGGAGACCCGTGGTCCAGATTTCAGGAGTATCTGGACCGCCAAAGGCGATTTCGGATCCAAAAGCCAACTTCTTACTTTTGTCTATGAAGAAGTGTACatctaacttttgtattaagttaAGGTTTTAAACTTTGACTAACTTTGTAGGAAAAAATAGCagcatttatgacactaaattagTATCAGTAGGTCCGTTTtgaaatgtactttcataatataccAATTTGATTTCATATATCTTACTACTCTTTTCTATATAGTttgtcaaaattttaaaacttttatTTAAGACAAAAGATAAATGTACACTTATTCGTGCACAGAGGAAGTACTCTTTATAATGGCAGTAGGTGATACTACATCTCTCTATAGCCAGCATGCTCTCAAAAAATATAGCTAGACCACTTTTGAGGAAGGAGCATGGTCCATGCATTATCAAAgatttattttgttttttctttccaGAAAGCAAAGCAGTTCTCCTCCTTTGACAAGTCCGTTTCTTTGATCATGCTTTGCATGCATGCAGAAGTTCAAGTGTACACATTATGCATCAATCATATACTGGGGTTGCACCTACCTACCTAGCACGTTTATACATGCATGGAGCACGCATGCATATATACGTACGTGTAGGCTTATTATTACATTGGCCTGGCCATGCTATATATACGTACTTATCTTGCATGCCGATATATTATATATATACGGGCGGGCGGGCTAGTTGAGCACCCTGCAGCTGATCCTGACGTTGCCGTCGGGGTTGAGGTCCAGCTGCCCCATCCTCCCCATCCCCTGCACGAACGTCTCGAAGAACGCGTCCGGGCTCTCGGCGAACTGGTTCACATACATGGCCGTCTCCGGCGACCCGGTGAGCAGCGTCTGGTCGGACGTCAGCAGCCCCCTCCTGGTCTGCAGGCCCTTGAAGTACTCCACGTCGAAGGCGTTGCTGGTGGCGTCAAGCTTGGCCGtgccgccgtcgccggcggccTTGCAGGTCTTCGCCAGGGACGCCGCCATCCCGGCCTCCAGCGTCGGGTCCACCCCGTTGCCGGCCTTGCCGAAGCCGCTGAGCCGGTTCTTGAAGTTGGCGCAGTGGGCCTGGCCCAGCGTGTGTCCGCCGGAGAGCGCGACGAgctccggcaccgtgaagccgtggTCGCCGACGAAGACCTTGATGAGCTCGGCCGCCTTGAGcgtggcggcggggagcgcggaggTGTCGTCGGCGCGGGAGAGGGAGCCGTCCTTGCGGCCCGTGGGCACGTCGTAGTAGGGCCCGCCGGCCATGTAGACGGAGTCCCGGGCGGCGAGGGCGAGCacgtcggcgcaggagacggtGCCGGGGCACTGCGCCTCGAGGGCGGCCTTGACGGCGTCGATGATCTCGAAGCCCCGGAGGGACTTGTTGGTGAGCGCGTCCTTCTCGGCGGTGCCGTGGGCCTTGGTGGAGTCGAGGAGCACCGAGGCGTCGCAGCCGCggacgaagcagtcgtggaagtGGAGCCGGAGCAGCGACGCCGCCAGGGTGGGGTCCTTGGCAAGCGCGGCGCTGACCACGTCGCGCACGATCTCGCCGGCGTACGGGCACGTCATGGAGTAGTACTCCATGCTCAGACCGTCACCACCGGGAGGGCCCATGccgccacctccgcctccgcctccccctTGATAGTCACCGTATCCACCCTCGTAGCCGTACCCACCGCCACCACcgtatcctcctcctcctcctcttccgccgccgccaccaccactatATCCTCCTCCTCCATACCCTCCACCACCACcgtatcctcctcctcctcctccatacccACCACCACCatatcctccgccgccgccgtagcctcctcctcctcttccttgtgCGGCTACGCCGCCGGCCGTCGCCAGGAGCAGCATCAGCACAGACGCTAGGGCAGCAGTGGTGACACTAGTGGAACGCTGCCGCTTGATGTTCATCGTGGCCTTGCCCATTGTGGGTTGGATGGATATGTATGTGTAAACGTTACTAGGTAGGTTGGAGGCTTGAGATGGGTAGTGGTagggtgcatgcatgcatgggtatTTGTAGACCGGACAGATGAATCCATGGATGTGCGTGCAGTGTGGTTGCATGAATAATAATGCGTGCGTACGTCAGATGGCATGCAGCTTGGAGTTGTATATACACTCGAACCATGCATGTGCCCGCACCAAACCATGCACACCGGCCGCCACTAGCATATATACACTCGATCCTAATGCAATATTGTAAACTACTAGTCAACGGATGGTTAGGGCATCTCACAAACCACCCGGATCCGTTCGGACTGCGCTGTCCAGACCGCCAAAGCCATCCAATATGGGCTTGTATTCGTCCGCGGGGCGGTTCAGA contains:
- the LOC119344757 gene encoding peroxidase 47-like, producing the protein MGKATMNIKRQRSTSVTTAALASVLMLLLATAGGVAAQGRGGGGYGGGGGYGGGGYGGGGGGYGGGGGGGYGGGGGYGYEGGYGDYQGGGGGGGGGMGPPGGDGLSMEYYSMTCPYAGEIVRDVVSAALAKDPTLAASLLRLHFHDCFVRGCDASVLLDSTKAHGTAEKDALTNKSLRGFEIIDAVKAALEAQCPGTVSCADVLALAARDSVYMAGGPYYDVPTGRKDGSLSRADDTSALPAATLKAAELIKVFVGDHGFTVPELVALSGGHTLGQAHCANFKNRLSGFGKAGNGVDPTLEAGMAASLAKTCKAAGDGGTAKLDATSNAFDVEYFKGLQTRRGLLTSDQTLLTGSPETAMYVNQFAESPDAFFETFVQGMGRMGQLDLNPDGNVRISCRVLN